The Etheostoma cragini isolate CJK2018 chromosome 15, CSU_Ecrag_1.0, whole genome shotgun sequence genome window below encodes:
- the slc5a11 gene encoding sodium/myo-inositol cotransporter 2 isoform X1, producing MIFDMTESRQGTSMPPSPSPSPGGTPTLGTVDIVVLVVYFLLVLAVGLWSMWRTKRSTVDGYFLAGKNMTWWPVGASLFASNIGSGHFIGLAGSGAAAGIGAIAYEWNGILMVLLLGWLFLPIYIASGVMTMPEYLQRRFGGRRTQIFIAVLSLFIYIFTKISVDMYAGALFIQLALQWNIYLAVVMLLSITALYTIAGGLAAVIYTDAAQTAIMLAGALTLMAFSFVEVGGWDALMDGYLNAIPSVRVPNSTCGIPRDDSFHIFRDPVNSDLPWPGVIIGMSIPSMWYWCSDQVIVQRSLAAKTLTHAKGGSLMAAYLKILPFFAIMLPGMISRILYTDDVACADPELCKQICGNPVGCSDTAYARLVMELLPSGLRGLMMAVMIAALMSSLTSIFNSASTIFTMDLWKTYRSRASEWELMIVGRVFVLVLVVVSVLWIPVVQASQGGQLFIYIQSISTYLQPPVSIIFLTGCLWRRTNEKGAFWGLAVGLLVGCIRMMLDFIYPAPLCYEVDDRPGVLKYVHYLYFSMLLSFITLTVVVVVSLATEEPKPEQISRLTWFTRFDPVEPKEQVFSVERSTKSLEVITSQTNEMGVTGREQENSNGKACHHRKDSLSSVSSIQSQSRLMSALYWLCGMERRKKEDDKSVMPPAPAICSLEEKPRLRLIVNANLLVCLSVTAFIVGYWG from the exons ATGATTTTTGACATGACAGAAAGCCGCCAAGGGACCAGCATGCCCCCTTCTCCATCACCCTCTCCCGGAGGCACACCTACCCTGGGTACTGTGGATATAGTTGTGCTGGTAGTCTACTTTCTGCTGGTTCTCGCTGTTGGCCTCTGG TCCATGTGGAGGACAAAGCGCAGCACGGTGGATGGGTACTTCCTGGCTGGAAAGAACATGACCTGGTGGCCG GTGGGTGCCTCGCTGTTTGCCAGTAACATTGGCAGTGGGCATTTCATTGGCCTGGCAGGGTCAGGAGCCGCAGCGGGAATTGGGGCTATTGCATACGAGTGGAAT GGGATTCTGATGGTGCTGCTGCTAGGATGGCTCTTTTTGCCCATTTATATTGCCTCTGGG GTGATGACCATGCCAGAATATTTGCAGAGGCGATTTGGTGGTCGAAGAACTCAGATATTCATAgccgtcctttccttatttatttacatatttacaaagaTATCG GTGGACATGTATGCTGGTGCATTGTTCATTCAGCTCGCCTTACAGTGGAACATCTACCTTGCTGTGGTGATGCTGTTGTCGATCACAGCTCTCTACACAATAGCAG GTGGTCTGGCTGCAGTTATCTACACAGATGCTGCTCAAACTGCCATCATGCTGGCAGGAGCTCTCACCCTTATGGCCTTCA GCTTTGTGGAAGTTGGAGGCTGGGATGCTCTGATGGACGGATACCTCAACGCCATCCCTTCTGTTCGTGTGCCAAACTCAACCTGTGGCATTCCTCGAGATGACTCCTTCCACATATTCAGAGACCCAGTGAACTCTGACCTGCCTTGGCCTGGGGTCATCATTGGCATGTCCATCCCCTCCATGTGGTATTGGTGTTCTGACCAG GTGATTGTGCAGCGATCCTTGGCTGCTAAGACCCTGACCCATGCAAAAGGTGGCTCGCTCATGGCTGCTTATCTAAAAATTCTGCCTTTCTTTGCTATCATGCTGCCTGGCATGATCAGCAGGATACTTTACACAG ATGACGTGGCGTGTGCCGACCCTGAGTTATGTAAACAGATTTGTGGTAACCCAGTGGGTTGTTCAGATACAGCCTACGCCAGGCTGGTCATGGAGCTGCTGCCTTCAG GGCTGCGAGGTTTGATGATGGCGGTAATGATTGCTGCACTCATGTCCTCTCTGACCTCCATCTTCAACAGCGCCAGCACCATTTTCACCATGGATTTATGGAAGACTTACAGATCCCGTGCATCAGAGTGGGAACTTATGATTGTGGGAAG GGTATTTGTGCTTGTGCTGGTAGTGGTGTCCGTGCTGTGGATTCCTGTCGTCCAGGCCAGTCAGGGTGGGCAGCTTTTTATCTACATTCAGTCAATCAGCACCTACCTGCAGCCACCCGTCTCCATCATCTTCCTCACAGGCTGTCTCTGGAGGAGGACTAATGAGAAG GGTGCATTCTGGGGCTTGGCTGTCGGCCTGTTGGTGGGCTGCATCCGCATGATGTTGGACTTCATTTACCCTGCGCCCCTGTGCTACGAGGTGGATGACAGGCCCGGGGTGTTGAAATACGTCCATTACCTATACTTCTCCATGTTGCTGTCCTTCATCACCCTAACTGTGGTGGTTGTAGTCAGCCTGGCTACAGAGGAGCCCAAACCGGAGCAG ATAAGTCGCCTCACCTGGTTCACTAGGTTTGACCCAGTGGAGCCCAAAGAACAAGTCTTCTCAGTGGAGCGGAGCACAAAGAGCTTAGAGGTGATCACTAGTCAGACAAATGAGATGGGAGTCACAGGAAGAGAGCAGGAGAACAGCAACGGAAAAGCATGTCATCACAGGAAAG ACTCTTTATCCTCCGTGTCCAGCATTCAGAGCCAGTCCAGGCTGATGTCTGCGCTCTACTGGCTGTgtgggatggagagaaggaagaaggaagatGATAAATCAGTGATGCCCCCGGCACCTGCCATCTGTTCTCTGGAGGAAAAGCCGCGTCTACGACTCATTGTCAACGCCAACCTCCTTGTTTGCCTCTCTGTAACTGCCTTCATCGTCGGCTACTGGGGTTGA
- the slc5a11 gene encoding sodium/myo-inositol cotransporter 2 isoform X2, whose protein sequence is MIFDMTESRQGTSMPPSPSPSPGGTPTLGTVDIVVLVVYFLLVLAVGLWSMWRTKRSTVDGYFLAGKNMTWWPVGASLFASNIGSGHFIGLAGSGAAAGIGAIAYEWNGILMVLLLGWLFLPIYIASGVMTMPEYLQRRFGGRRTQIFIAVLSLFIYIFTKISVDMYAGALFIQLALQWNIYLAVVMLLSITALYTIAGGLAAVIYTDAAQTAIMLAGALTLMAFSFVEVGGWDALMDGYLNAIPSVRVPNSTCGIPRDDSFHIFRDPVNSDLPWPGVIIGMSIPSMWYWCSDQVIVQRSLAAKTLTHAKGGSLMAAYLKILPFFAIMLPGMISRILYTDDVACADPELCKQICGNPVGCSDTAYARLVMELLPSGLRGLMMAVMIAALMSSLTSIFNSASTIFTMDLWKTYRSRASEWELMIVGRVFVLVLVVVSVLWIPVVQASQGGQLFIYIQSISTYLQPPVSIIFLTGCLWRRTNEKGAFWGLAVGLLVGCIRMMLDFIYPAPLCYEVDDRPGVLKYVHYLYFSMLLSFITLTVVVVVSLATEEPKPEQISRLTWFTRFDPVEPKEQVFSVERSTKSLEVITSQTNEMGVTGREQENSNGKACHHRKAFRASPG, encoded by the exons ATGATTTTTGACATGACAGAAAGCCGCCAAGGGACCAGCATGCCCCCTTCTCCATCACCCTCTCCCGGAGGCACACCTACCCTGGGTACTGTGGATATAGTTGTGCTGGTAGTCTACTTTCTGCTGGTTCTCGCTGTTGGCCTCTGG TCCATGTGGAGGACAAAGCGCAGCACGGTGGATGGGTACTTCCTGGCTGGAAAGAACATGACCTGGTGGCCG GTGGGTGCCTCGCTGTTTGCCAGTAACATTGGCAGTGGGCATTTCATTGGCCTGGCAGGGTCAGGAGCCGCAGCGGGAATTGGGGCTATTGCATACGAGTGGAAT GGGATTCTGATGGTGCTGCTGCTAGGATGGCTCTTTTTGCCCATTTATATTGCCTCTGGG GTGATGACCATGCCAGAATATTTGCAGAGGCGATTTGGTGGTCGAAGAACTCAGATATTCATAgccgtcctttccttatttatttacatatttacaaagaTATCG GTGGACATGTATGCTGGTGCATTGTTCATTCAGCTCGCCTTACAGTGGAACATCTACCTTGCTGTGGTGATGCTGTTGTCGATCACAGCTCTCTACACAATAGCAG GTGGTCTGGCTGCAGTTATCTACACAGATGCTGCTCAAACTGCCATCATGCTGGCAGGAGCTCTCACCCTTATGGCCTTCA GCTTTGTGGAAGTTGGAGGCTGGGATGCTCTGATGGACGGATACCTCAACGCCATCCCTTCTGTTCGTGTGCCAAACTCAACCTGTGGCATTCCTCGAGATGACTCCTTCCACATATTCAGAGACCCAGTGAACTCTGACCTGCCTTGGCCTGGGGTCATCATTGGCATGTCCATCCCCTCCATGTGGTATTGGTGTTCTGACCAG GTGATTGTGCAGCGATCCTTGGCTGCTAAGACCCTGACCCATGCAAAAGGTGGCTCGCTCATGGCTGCTTATCTAAAAATTCTGCCTTTCTTTGCTATCATGCTGCCTGGCATGATCAGCAGGATACTTTACACAG ATGACGTGGCGTGTGCCGACCCTGAGTTATGTAAACAGATTTGTGGTAACCCAGTGGGTTGTTCAGATACAGCCTACGCCAGGCTGGTCATGGAGCTGCTGCCTTCAG GGCTGCGAGGTTTGATGATGGCGGTAATGATTGCTGCACTCATGTCCTCTCTGACCTCCATCTTCAACAGCGCCAGCACCATTTTCACCATGGATTTATGGAAGACTTACAGATCCCGTGCATCAGAGTGGGAACTTATGATTGTGGGAAG GGTATTTGTGCTTGTGCTGGTAGTGGTGTCCGTGCTGTGGATTCCTGTCGTCCAGGCCAGTCAGGGTGGGCAGCTTTTTATCTACATTCAGTCAATCAGCACCTACCTGCAGCCACCCGTCTCCATCATCTTCCTCACAGGCTGTCTCTGGAGGAGGACTAATGAGAAG GGTGCATTCTGGGGCTTGGCTGTCGGCCTGTTGGTGGGCTGCATCCGCATGATGTTGGACTTCATTTACCCTGCGCCCCTGTGCTACGAGGTGGATGACAGGCCCGGGGTGTTGAAATACGTCCATTACCTATACTTCTCCATGTTGCTGTCCTTCATCACCCTAACTGTGGTGGTTGTAGTCAGCCTGGCTACAGAGGAGCCCAAACCGGAGCAG ATAAGTCGCCTCACCTGGTTCACTAGGTTTGACCCAGTGGAGCCCAAAGAACAAGTCTTCTCAGTGGAGCGGAGCACAAAGAGCTTAGAGGTGATCACTAGTCAGACAAATGAGATGGGAGTCACAGGAAGAGAGCAGGAGAACAGCAACGGAAAAGCATGTCATCACAGGAAAG CATTCAGAGCCAGTCCAGGCTGA